A genomic segment from Phragmites australis chromosome 6, lpPhrAust1.1, whole genome shotgun sequence encodes:
- the LOC133921219 gene encoding membrane-anchored ubiquitin-fold protein 3-like isoform X1: MAGGKEPIEVRFRLFDGTDIGPSKYDLSTTVSALKEFILARWPQADNNIAPKTVNDLKLINAGRILENNRTLAESCVPVGEVPGSVITMHVVVRPPQADKNSEKQLANSHKQNRCGCTIL, translated from the exons ATGGCCGGCGGGAAGGAGCCGATCGAGGTCCGGTTCCGGCTGTTCGACGGCACGGACATCGGGCCCAGCAAGTACGACCTCTCCACCACCGTCTCTGCTCTCAAGGAGTTCATCCTCGCTCGGTGGCCGCAAG CAGATAacaatatagctccaaaaactgtCAACGACTTGAAGCTTATCAATGCTGGAAGGATACTGGAGAATAACAGGACACTTGCTGAGTCCTGTGTTCCAGTAGGAGAGGTCCCTGGAAGTGTAATTACAATGCATGTAGTAGTGCGACCTCCACAAGCCGACAAAAACAGTG AAAAGCAGCTTGCCAATTCCCACAAACAGAACAGATGTGGATGCACCATACTGTGA
- the LOC133921219 gene encoding membrane-anchored ubiquitin-fold protein 3-like isoform X2, which yields MAGGKEPIEVRFRLFDGTDIGPSKYDLSTTVSALKEFILARWPQDNNIAPKTVNDLKLINAGRILENNRTLAESCVPVGEVPGSVITMHVVVRPPQADKNSEKQLANSHKQNRCGCTIL from the exons ATGGCCGGCGGGAAGGAGCCGATCGAGGTCCGGTTCCGGCTGTTCGACGGCACGGACATCGGGCCCAGCAAGTACGACCTCTCCACCACCGTCTCTGCTCTCAAGGAGTTCATCCTCGCTCGGTGGCCGCAAG ATAacaatatagctccaaaaactgtCAACGACTTGAAGCTTATCAATGCTGGAAGGATACTGGAGAATAACAGGACACTTGCTGAGTCCTGTGTTCCAGTAGGAGAGGTCCCTGGAAGTGTAATTACAATGCATGTAGTAGTGCGACCTCCACAAGCCGACAAAAACAGTG AAAAGCAGCTTGCCAATTCCCACAAACAGAACAGATGTGGATGCACCATACTGTGA